The genomic interval TTTCGAGTTGAAATAAAATCAACTTTCTCCTTAAAATCTTCCATTACATCATTAGGAGCAGCAGACAAACTCACTTTTTTGATGACCGGAAAATCATTCCAGTCATCTCCCATATAAGCGACATTATCCCAACTCATATCCAATTCTTTAAATAATTTTTCCGCAACTTTGAGTTTATTCCTGATCTTTTGGAAAACATGTTTGATTCCCAGGTCTTCACATCTTTTAGTTAAGGTTTCGGAATATTTCCCGCTGATAACTGCAACTTCGATTCCCGCAAACATTAACATCTTGATTCC from Candidatus Cloacimonadota bacterium carries:
- a CDS encoding 3-deoxy-D-manno-octulosonate 8-phosphate phosphatase, which translates into the protein MKDFKKIKLLILDCDGVLTDGKIIYNDNRIEIRNFSAKDGLGIKMLMFAGIEVAVISGKYSETLTKRCEDLGIKHVFQKIRNKLKVAEKLFKELDMSWDNVAYMGDDWNDFPVIKKVSLSAAPNDVMEDFKEKVDFISTRKGGEGAVREFIEFILKKQGIYEKVLLDFISFLENS